The proteins below come from a single Mus musculus strain C57BL/6J chromosome 5, GRCm38.p6 C57BL/6J genomic window:
- the Gm5294 gene encoding forkhead box L3 isoform X1, with protein sequence MFDSSQYPYNCFNDDADDYPAGSSDEEKRLTRPAYSYIALIAMAIQQSPAGRVTLSGIYDFIMRKFPYYRANQRAWQNSIRHNLSLNSCFVKVPRTEGNDKGKGNYWTFAGGCESLLDLFENGNFRRRRRRRGPKREEAPGPLEPTARGSPGPDSAQAPDHEAQASPTTHRDIKFSIDYILSSPDPFPTLRSSCHSQEARQNLNRAS encoded by the exons ATGTTTGACAGCTCACAGTATCCCTATAACTGCTTCAATGACGACGCTGACGACTACCCTGCCGGCAGCTCCGACGAGGAAAAGCGGCTTACAAGGCCAGCGTACAG CTACATTGCTCTCATCGCCATGGCCATCCAACAGAGCCCCGCGGGCCGCGTAACCCTATCAGGCATCTACGACTTTATCATGCGCAAGTTCCCTTATTACCGCGCCAACCAGCGCGCCTGGCAGAACTCCATCCGCCACAACCTGTCGCTCAACAGCTGCTTCGTCAAG GTGCCACGGACCGAGGGCAACGACAAGGGCAAAGGCAACTACTGGACGTTCGCGGGCGGCTGCGAGTCCCTCCTGGACCTTTTCGAGAACGGCAACTTCCGTCGGCGACGCAGGAGACGCGGCCCCAAGCGCGAGGAGGCCCCGGGTCCCCTCGAACCAACAGCGCGCGGGTCCCCGGGCCCCGACAGCGCTCAAGCCCCAGATCACGAGGCCCAGGCCAGCCCTACGACACACAGAGACATCAAATTCAGCATTGACTACATCCTATCTTCCCCGGACCCTTTCCCAACTCTCAGGTCATCCTGTCACTCGCAGGAAGCCAG GCAGAACTTGAACCGGGCATCTTGA
- the Gm5294 gene encoding forkhead box L1-like gives MFDSSQYPYNCFNDDADDYPAGSSDEEKRLTRPAYSYIALIAMAIQQSPAGRVTLSGIYDFIMRKFPYYRANQRAWQNSIRHNLSLNSCFVKVPRTEGNDKGKGNYWTFAGGCESLLDLFENGNFRRRRRRRGPKREEAPGPLEPTARGSPGPDSAQAPDHEAQASPTTHRDIKFSIDYILSSPDPFPTLRSSCHSQEARYPALEPQQMSFQFWAA, from the exons ATGTTTGACAGCTCACAGTATCCCTATAACTGCTTCAATGACGACGCTGACGACTACCCTGCCGGCAGCTCCGACGAGGAAAAGCGGCTTACAAGGCCAGCGTACAG CTACATTGCTCTCATCGCCATGGCCATCCAACAGAGCCCCGCGGGCCGCGTAACCCTATCAGGCATCTACGACTTTATCATGCGCAAGTTCCCTTATTACCGCGCCAACCAGCGCGCCTGGCAGAACTCCATCCGCCACAACCTGTCGCTCAACAGCTGCTTCGTCAAG GTGCCACGGACCGAGGGCAACGACAAGGGCAAAGGCAACTACTGGACGTTCGCGGGCGGCTGCGAGTCCCTCCTGGACCTTTTCGAGAACGGCAACTTCCGTCGGCGACGCAGGAGACGCGGCCCCAAGCGCGAGGAGGCCCCGGGTCCCCTCGAACCAACAGCGCGCGGGTCCCCGGGCCCCGACAGCGCTCAAGCCCCAGATCACGAGGCCCAGGCCAGCCCTACGACACACAGAGACATCAAATTCAGCATTGACTACATCCTATCTTCCCCGGACCCTTTCCCAACTCTCAGGTCATCCTGTCACTCGCAGGAAGCCAGGTACCCGGCTCTGGAACCCCAGCAGATGAGCTTTCAGTTTTGGGCTGCATGA